The Amycolatopsis jiangsuensis nucleotide sequence CGGACGTCGACGGGGTGCTGGCGTGGGCGGACGACGCCCGCCGCCGGCTCGAGTCGATGGACACCTCCGAAGAAGCGCTGGGGGCGCTGGCAGCGCGCCGGGACGAGCTGGCGCAGCAGCTGGTGGGGCACGCCACCGAGGTCTCCGCGGCGCGTGGCAAAGCGGCCGCCGAGCTGGCCACCGCGATCACCAAGGAGCTCTCCGGTCTCGCGATGGGCCAGGCGGAGCTGGAGGTCACCGTCGAACAGCGTCCGGCCGAACGGGGTGACCAGCAGGCGCTGGCCATCGACGGGCACGCGGTGCACGCCGGCCCGGACGGCGTCGACGAGGTCGAACTGCTGCTGCGCGCGCACGACGGCGCGCCGCCGCTGCCGGTGCACAAGGCCGCGTCGGGTGGTGAGCTGTCCCGCGTGATGCTGGCCATCGAGGTCGTGCTCGCCCACGCGGACACCGTGCAGACGTTGGTGTTCGACGAGGTGGACGCCGGCGTCGGCGGCCGGGCCGCGGTGGAGATCGGCCGCCGGCTCGCCCGGCTCGCCCGCACCCACCAGGTCCTGGTCGTCACGCACCTGCCGCAGGTGGCCGCGTTCGCCGACCAGCACCTGGTGGTGGACAAGGGCACCAGCGGCGGGGTCACGCGCAGTGGCGTGCAGCTGCTGGACCAGGGCGACCGGGTGCGCGAGCTGGCCCGCATGCTGGCCGGGATGGACGGGACGGAGACCGGCCGGGCGCACGCGGAGGAACTGCTCGCGGCGGCGGAGAAGGACAAGAGCGCCGCGCCGGCCGGGAAAGCCGGCGGTGCGGCAAAACGCAAACGGGCCAAGAAAGCCTGAGCCCGTGGCCGGAGAGACCGCGGCACTCACGGGCGCCGGAGAGCGGCCCGAGGGCCGGAAGCCGGAAGCTGACCTGAGAGCCGGAAGCTGACCTGGGAGCGGGAAGGCGGAAACCGACCCAGGAGCGAAAAGTCGGAAGCTCGCGGCGCGGCGCCCCGGGAACGGATCGGCTCCCGCGTCCGGCGCCGTCCGCAGCACCGGCCGGGCACCAGCACCGGCCGCGCACCAGAGCCGGTCAGCCGGCCACTCGTGTCCGGAATCAGGAAGGACGGAACACCGCGTATGACCTGGGCCGCGGCCGTCGACGTCGAGGCCGAGCTGACGAGGGCGTGCCGTGACGGCGACCTCGACCGGTTCCTCGGGCTCCTCGGTGACGAGGAGCTGTTCGTGCCGATCCACCGGGACCAGGCGGAGCAGCTCGCGCGGGAGCGCGTGTGGGTGCCCGCCCGAATCTGTTGTGCGCACGAGGGCGAGCCGTCGTTGCAGGTCTTCACCCGCGGTGCGGTGCCCGATCTCGGGGCCGGTGTGGTGTTCCTCAGCGGCGACCTCGACTGGGCCACCTGCGGCCTCGGCCCGGGGGAGCAGGTGGTGTTCAACCGCGGCACGTCCGCGCAATGGCGGGTCGACGCGTCCGTCGTGCAGCCGTGGCTCGACGCCAACCCGCATCGGCTCACCGCGGTGGAACAGCAGGTCGAGCGGCTCAACACAGTGAGCTACGGGCATCTGGACGGCCCGATCGCGCGGGCGCTCGCCTGTGGAGTGCCGCAGGCGGTCCTCGTCGCGGAGCCGTGGAACCTGCTCGACGCGCGCTACCACGACTACGTCGCCGAAGTCCGTGGGCTGCGGGACTGGTGGGGCGTCACGGACACGGCGGGCTGGCGTGCCGCGGTCGACGGGTTGCTCGGTGACCGCCGCCGGTTCACCCCGGAGGCGGTCGCGCTCGCGCTGCGGACACGCGGTGGTGCGGAGCTCGATCCGCTGTCGTGGGCACGGCTGGTCGCGAGCTGGTGCGCGGAGAACGACCTGTCCGGGCAAGCGGATGCGCTCGTCGACGCGGTCCGCCGGATCGTGCGCTACGAGCAGCGGCTCCGGGCGGACGCGGTACTGCCGCCGGACGCGGTGGTGGGCAGCACGTTCGGCTGGGACGTCGCGCGGGTGCTGGAGCTGGTGCGTCGTGGCCTGGCAGTCGGGCACTGCGACGAGCTCACCGCCGAACTGCAGGTGCTGGAGGCCGGTGCGCTCGCCCGCCGCTACCACGAGTCATGGGCACAGCTGTCCGCCGGTTTCGTGTTGGGCCGGGTGCTGGCGCTGGACGAGGAACAGTTCGGCGAGCACTACCGGAGTGCCGTGCGGGTCCACCACCTGCTGCTGAACGATCCGGCGAGCCCCTGGTGGAATCTCGGTTTCGCGGACGAACCGACCGGCGGCCGCCCCTGAACCGGAGCACGGCGCGAGCGCACGGCAGCACAACGAGTCACGTCCGCTTCGGCGCGTCGGCGGTACTCCCGGGGACAAGTTTGTCACCATCAGCCACATGAAGCTCACCGGTTTGCTCGCGCGGAACCACGAAGCCCTCCCCGGCATCACCGGCGTCGCGCGGGCCGACCGCCGCACGCGGGAGCTGCTGCGCCGGGTCAGCGCGGGCGACGTCGTCGTGCTCGACCAGCTCGATCTGGACCGTGCCACCGCCGACGCGCTGGTGGCCGCGGAGGTCGCCGCCGTGATCAACGCCTCGCCGTCGATCTCCGGGCGGTTTCCCAACCTGGGGCCGGAAATCCTCGTCGCGGCGGGGATCCCGCTGATCGACTCGGTGGGCGGCGAGCTGCTGCGCACGGTCAAGGACGGCACGAAACTGCGCGTGCACGAGGGCGCGGTGTACCTGGGCGAGCGCCAGCTCGCCACCGGCGTGGAGCAGACCGCGGAGAGTGTCGCGGACCAGATGATCGAGGCCAAGGCCGGGATGTCGACCCAGCTGGAGGCCTTCTCCGCGAACACCATCGAATTCCTCCGCCGCGAACGCACGCTGATCCTCGACGGCGTGGGCGTGCCGGAGCTGAAGGTCGCCATCCGTGACCGGCACGTGCTCGTCGTGGCCGGCGGCACCGGGCACGCGGAGGACCTGAAGCGGCTCAAGAAGTACCTCGGCGAGCACCGTCCGGTGCTGATCGGGGTGGACGCCGGCGCGGACACCCTGCGCACGCAGGGCTACACCCCGGACGTGGTCGTCGGCGACCCGACCGGCATCGGCACCGCCACGCTGCGCGGCGGCGGTGAGGTCGTGGTGCCCGCGCAGCCGGACGGGCACGCCCCTGGCGTCGAGCGGATCCAGGACCTCGGCATCGGCGCGGTCACCTTCCCCGCGTCCGGCAACGCCGAGGACCTCGCGCTGCTGCTGGCCGACGCGCACGGCGCGAGCCTCGTGGTCACCGTCGGCTTCCAGGCCACGCTGCGGGAGTTCCTCGACCACGGCCGGTCCGGGTCCAACCCCTCGACCTTCCTCACCCGGCTCAAGCTGGGCACCAAGCTCGTCGACGGCAAAGCCGTCGCCACGCTGCACCGCAGCCGGGTGTCACTCGGCGCCGTCGCGCTGCTCGTCCTCGCCGCCGTCGTCGTGGTGGTCGCCGCACTGCTCGTGTCCGACGTCGGTTCCGTCTACCTGGACTGGATCCAGCACACCTGGTCCACGTTCACCGCCTGGGTGAAGGGGCTCTTCACGTGATTTCCCTGCGCTACCACATCGTTTCCATCACCGCGTGCTTCCTCGCACTGGCCGTCGGCGTGGTGCTGGGCTCGACCGCGCTGAACGGCTCGCTGCTGTCCGGGCTCTCGGACCAGAAGAAGGACCTGGGCACCCAGGTGTCCGATCTGGAGGCGCAGCGCAACGTGCTGAACGCCCGGCTGTCGGACGCGGACGCGTTCGCCGGTTCGATGGGGCCGAAGATCGTGGCCGGTGCACTGGACAAGCGCAGCGTGGTATTGGTCACCACGCAGGACGCCCGCCCGGCCGACCGCGACGCGCTCAAGAAGCTCGTCGGCCAGTCCGGTGCCTCGGTGACCGGGGAGCTGCAGTTGACCGAGTCGTTCACTGATCCGGCCAAGGCCGACCAGCTGCGGGACGTGGTGACCCGGCTGCAGCCTGCCGGGGCGCAGTTCCCGACCGCGGGTGATTCCGGCACGCTCGCCGGCGCGCTGCTGGGATCGGTGCTGCTGCTGGACAAGAGCAGCGCCAAGCCGCAGTCCAGCCCGGACGAGCTGGCCGCGGCGCTCGGCGGGCTCACCGACGGGGGGTTCGTCAAGCCGAGCCAGGGGGTGCAGCCCGCGCAGCTGGCGATCGTGCTCACCGGAGCGCAGCAGTCCGGTGAGGGCGCCGGCGACCGGGCGGCCTCCATCGCGAGGTTCGCCGCGCAGCTCGACCGCTCCGGGGCGGGCACGGTGCTCGCCGGCGATCCGGGTTCGGCCGAGGGCAGCGGGCCGCTCGGCGTGGTCCGCGCGGACACCTCGTCGACCTCGATTCTGTCCACTGTGGACAACGTCGACTCCCAGGCCGGCCGGGTGGCGACCCTGCTGGCGCTGAAGGAACAGCTCGAGGGCGCCGCCGGCCGCTACGGCATCGCAGGCAACGCACAGGCTCCCGCACCCGGGGTGGGTTCCGAGGGCAACTGAGCGGCGGCTTCCGCGCATCGGCGGCGGCACGGGGATCCCTTCGAGGGTGCGGGAGCCCCGGGTCGCCGCCGATTTTCGCGTGGTACAAACCAGCCGGTTCCCAGCATCCGGACGAGTGTGCCGGACATCCCACCCCGGTGAGGCTGCATCAGGTTCTCCTCAGCGAGAACATGGGTCATTCACAGCCTGGCAGGCGAATCTGGCACGATGATCGCCAACGACCCCGGGAGCATGGCTCGACGATGACGACCACCGAGATGCCGCGTGCCCACGCGGAGGAACCGGCGCCCGCGCCGGCGGCGAAATCGCCCCACCTGCGACAGCTGGACCTGTACCGGGTGCTCACCTTCGCCGTGGTGATCTTCATCCACGTGCTGGTCGCCACGACCTATCCGGAAGACGTGCCCGCCGGCGCGTTCGAGGTACCGCTGCACTTCGCCCGTGCGGCGTTCTTCGCACTGACCACGTTCGTGCTGATGTTCCAGTACCGGAGCCGGCCGCTGCAGGCGAAGAAGTTCTGGCGCCGCCGGGTGCCGCTGGTCGCGGTGCCGTACGTGGTCTGGTCGGTGCTCTACTGGGCTTATTCGATGCTGACCTCGCCGCAGCCGGTGGGCCCGCTGTCCGGTCAGCTGCGGGCGCTGCTGATCGAGATCGGCACCGGCACCGCCTGGTACCACCTGTACTTCCTGCTCGTGACGCTGCAGGTGTACCTGCTGTTCCCGCTGCTGCTGAAGCTGGTGGGGCTCATCCGGCGCCATCCGCTGCCGGTGCTCGCGGTGTCCGGCGTGGTGCAGATCGCGGTGATGGTGTTCCTGAGCTATCCACCGGAAAGCCTCGACTACGGCGTGCTCAGCCGGTTCTTCGTCACCCTGCTGCCCTACCAGTTCTACTCGGTCCTCGGCATGGTCACCGCGGTCCACCTCGAGACGGTGCACGACTGGCTGCGCGGGCACGTCCGCTGGGTCGTGGCCGCGCTCGTGGCCGGGCTGGTCATCACCGAAACCGGCTACTTCCTCAGCGTCCGGCACGGAGTGTGGCCGGAGTCGGCGGCGGACGCGTACCGGCCGTACCTGCTGCCGTGGATCGTCGCCGCGGTCTGCGGGCTGTACCTGGCGGGCAGCCGATGGGCCGAGGGCAGGCAGCGGGCCGGGAGGTTCGTCTCCTGGGCGGTGGACCGCTCGTTCGCGGTGTTCCTGTCCCACCCGCTCGCGCTCGCCCTGCTGGCGCCGCTGATCTCGTTCGTCGGCGACCGCTACGGCGCCCCGTGGACGACGTTCGTGATCTATCCGCTCACGGTGGCGCTGACCTTCGCCATCGTGACGGTGCTGCGCCGGGTGCCGTGGAGCAAGGCGCTGACCGGGCGGGCGCGGGTACGGGCCTCGGCCTGATCCTCAGCCACTCGGCCACTGGCGGTGCTTGTCCAGCGGCCGGGCGTAGGACCCGGCCCTGCTGGTGTGCAGGCCCAACGCGACCAGGGATTCCGCGAGCCGGACGGCCGCCGCGACGCCGTCCACCACGGGCACGTCGAGCAGTGCGGACATCCGCCGGTCGAGCCCGGTCATCCCGGCGCAGCCGAGCACGAGCACCTCGGCGCCGGAGTCCCGCACCCGGCGGGCGGCGGTCAGCAGGGCCGCTTCGGTGCGGGCCTCGTCACCGAGCTCCAGCACACCCAGCCCCGCTCCGGCCACCGCGACGCAGTTGCGGTCCACGCCGGCGCTGTGCAGGCTGTCCTCGATCAGCCCGCAGGTGCGGTCCAGCGTGGTGACCACGCCGTAGCGCCGCCCGAGCAGCCCGGCCAGATGCGCCGCGGCCTCGGTGATGTCGACCACCGGCACGTCCAGCAGCTCCCGCGCACCCTCCCGGCCGTGCTCGCCGAACCCGGCCATCACCACGGCGTCGAACGGCTCGTCGATGTTCCGCAGCAGGTCCAGTACCGCGGCCGCGGAGAGGAAGCTGTCGAGCCAGCCCTCCGCGGATTCCGGGCCCCACGACGGCGTGCGCGCGAAGACCTCGGTACCCGCGCTCGCGGCCGCGCGGGCCCCGGCCTCGATCTCCTTGGTCATCGCCTCGGTGGTGTTGCAGTTGGTCACGAGGATGCGCATGCGGCCCTCCGCTGCCGGGACGAGACGGCGAAGTAGAGCGCCCCGGCGGTCGTGGTGCCGAGGAACCAGGAGTACGGCGCGGCCGGGGCGAAGAAGGGCACCAGCGCGATCACCGCGGACAGCGCCGCGCACGGGAGGAACGTCGCCATCGCCCGCGGGTTCACCTTGCGGTAGACGCTCTCACGCGCGAACAGCTGTCCGACGTCGACCTTCCCGCGCCGCACCAGGTAATAGTCCACGACCATGATCCCGAACAGCGGCCCGAGGAACGCGCCGAGCCCGCCGAGGAAGTAGTTGACCACCACCGGCGACGAGTAGAGCTTCCACGGCAGCACGCACAGCGCGGCCACCGCGCTGATCATCCCGCCGACGGTGAACGAGATCCGCTTCGGCCAGATGTTGGCCAGGTCGTAGGCGGGGGAGACGAAGTTGGCCACGATGTTCACTCCCATCGTGGCGATCGCGAAGGTCAGCGCGCCGATGATGAGGACCGGGGTGCTGTGCACGCGGGCCAGCAGTTCGGCCGGGTCGGTGATCGCCTCGCCGAAGACCTGCAGGCTGCCCGCGGTCACGATGACCGACAGCAGCGCGAACGCCGAGGAGTTGACCGGCAGGCCCCAGAAGTTCCCGCGCCGCACGGTTTTCTGGTCCGGTGCGAAGCGGGAGAAGTCGCAGAAGTTGAGCATCAGCGTGCCGTAGGTGGACAGGATCAGCCCGGCCGCGCCGAACCACTGGCGCACCTGCTCCCCGGCCGGCAGCGAGCGCGGGCTGGCGGTGAAGGAGATCCGCCAGTGCGCGGCGGCGAGGATCCAGACCGCGAGCGCGATCATCACCACCCAGATCAGCGGCCCGCACCAGTCCTGGAACTTGCGCACCGCCTCCATTCCGCGGGTCAGCACGAGCGCCTGCACCAGCCACAGCGCGAGGAAGCAGATCCAGCCGAGCGCGTGCAGGCCGAGGAAACTGTGCTCGGTCCACGGTTTCAGCGCCGGGTCGATGGCCAGCACGAGCAGGGTGATGGCGACGCTGGCGAGGTAGGTCTGGATGCCGTACCAGAAGATCGCGATCACCGCGCGGATCAGCGCGGGCAGGTTCGCGCCGAAGGTGCCGAAGCTGATCCGCGCGACCACCGGGAACGGCACGCCGGTGCGCTGCCCGATCCGGCCCATCAGGTTCATCCCGGCGAAGATGACCACGAACCCGAACAGCAGCGCGGTGAGCACCTGCCAGGCCGAGAGGCCGAGCACGAACAGCCCGGCGGCGAAGGTGTAGTTGCCGAGGTTGTGCACGTCGGACATCCACAGCGCGAAGATGTCGTAGACCTTCCAGGTGCGTTTCCCGGCAGGGGCGAGATCGGCGTTCCACAGCCGGGGATCCGGCTCGGCGGGCAGGCTGGTGGTGGTTCCGGTGGACGAGGCGGCTTTCATGCGGGCCTCCGCTCAGCGGTCCGGCAGATTTGGTATCCCAAAGCTTGGTATCCCAAATATCACCCCGCTGTCCCGCCGCGTCAACCCTTCCGGCGATAAACTCGCCGGTGCCGGGCGGGTGTTCTCGCCGGCGTCCGCGGAGAGAGGGGACCGGTGAGCAGCACCGACGACCGCCGGCCGTTCGCGGCGACCCGGCAGCGGGTGCGCGACGAGCTGCGCGAGCGGATCCTGACCGGCCGGCTGCGGCCGGGTGACCGGCTCGTGGAACGGGAGCTGGCCGAGGACCTCGGGGTGTCCAGGGTGCCGGTGCGCGAGGCGATCCGCAGCCTCGAGGCCGAGGGGTTCCTGGTCGTGCAGTCGCCGCGGCGGGTCGTGGTGCGTCAGCTCGCGCGGGTCGACGTCGAGGAGCTGTTCGACGTGCGGGAGGCGCTGGAGAGCCTCGCCGCCGGGCTGGCCGCCGAGCGGGCCGGGAAGCCGCAGCTGCGCCGGCTCGAGCGGCTGCTGGCCGAGGCCGCCCGCGCCACCCAGCGCGGCGACGGCGCGCGGATCGCGACGCTCAACAGCCGGTTGCACGACGAGATCGTGACGATCGCGGGCAACGGACTGCTCTCCACCGTGCTGCAGCCGCTTGAAGGCAGGCTGCGCTGGCTCACCAGCCAGAACGAACACTGGAGTGACCTGCTGGGCGAGCACCGCCGGCTGGTCGAGGCGATCGCCTCCGGCGACGCCGCGCGCGCTCGCGAACTCGCCGCCGAACACGTCCGGGTCAACCGCGCGGTGACCTTGCGGGCGCTCTTCGGTGCGGACGGCGAGGACGAGCGTCCGGCCGGGTGAGGTCCCGCGTGCCAGTGCATGGCGAACGCGTGTCCACAGTGGAGCTACCGGCGGCAGAGGTGGTCCGGAGGGCGGGAATGGCGCATACGCAAGGTGTTCCGGAGTGGTTGTCCACCTCGGACGGGAGGTGGCTGCACGCGATGGTGCGGCCCGGTCCGGCGGACGCGCCCAAGGTGGTGTTCGAAGCAGGTGCCGCGGCGAGCCGTTCGTCGTGGGGGCTGGTGCAGCCACTGGTCGCGGAGTTCGCGCGCACTGTGGTCTACGACCGGTCCGGGCTCGGGCGCAGTGCCCCGGATCCGGCCGGGCGCACGCTCGACCGAATGGCGGCGGACCTGGTCGAGGTGCTCGCGCACTTCGGTCCGGGGCCGTACGTGCTGGCCGGGCACAGCGCGGGCGGCCCGATCGTCCGGCTCGCCGCTGCGCGCACCGGCGCGGACATCGCCGGACTGGCCCTGGTCGAGCCGACCGACGAAGCCGCGGAAGTGCTGTTCTCGCCGCGGTTCCGCCGGAACGAGCGGATCTTCGCGCGCCTCGGCGTGGGGCTCGCCTCCGTGGGACTGCTGAAGCCGCTGTACCGCCCGATGCTGCGCGCGGTCCCGGACGACGTGCGGCGCGACCTCGTCCGGGAAGCCTTCACCCCGCAGGTGATGCGCACGATGGGTGAGCAGGCGCGGACGTTCCTCGACGAGCTGGCCGCCTGGCGAACCACGCCACCGGATCCCCGCGGCATCCCGGTGACGATCTTGTCCGGCGGCCGTGCGGGGGACGGGATGAACGCCGCGGTGCGGGCGCAGGCGAACGCGGCGCACGCACATCGCGTGGCGAATTCGCCGCACGGGCGGCAGGTGTACGCGCACCGCTCCGGGCACCTCGTGCCGATCACCGAACCGGAGCTGGTCGCGGAGGAGGTCCGCCGGCTGGCCCTCAGCCGGCCAGACCGTCCCAGGTCCCGGTGAACTCCGGAAAGGTCTTCCCGACCGTGCCCGGGTTCTCCACCCGGACCCCGGGCACGCGCAGGCCCAGCACTGCCGCGGCCATCACCAGGCGGTGGTCGTCGTAGGTGCGGAACACCCCGCCGTGCAGCGGCGCGGGGGTGATGCGCAACCCGTCCCCGGTTTCGGTCACGCCCGCGCCCAGCCCGGACAGCTCGGTGGCCAGCGCGGTGAGCCGATCGGTCTCGTGCCCGCGCAGGTGCGCCACGCCGGAGATCGCCGACGGGCCCTCGGCGAAGCACAGCATGGCCGCGATGACCGGAGTCAGCTCGCCGACCTCGTGCAGATCGAGTTCCACCCCGGGAATCACCGATCCGCCGGTGACCGTGAGCCCGCTGTCGTCCAGCGTCACCTTCGCGCCCAGCGCGGGCAGCAGGCTGCGCAGCCAGTCACCCGGCTGCGTCGTGTACTTCGGCCAGCCCTGTACGCGTACGGTGCCGCCGGCCACCACTGCGGCGGCAGCGAATGGTGCCGCCGTGGAAAGGTCCGGCTCCACCACATACTCCGGACAGGACAGCTTCGACGGTGCGACGTGGAATTCGCTGCCTTCACGCTCCACAGTGGCACCGAAGCGGCGCAGCATGTCCAGCGTCATCGCGATGTGCGGCTCGCTGGGCGGCGCGTCTCCCACGAGGCGCACGGTGATGCCCTGGTCGAACGCTGGGCCCGCAAGCAACAGCGCGGACAGGAACTGGCTGGACGCCGACGAGTCGAGATCGACCTTGCCGCCGCGAAGCCCCCCTTCGCCGTGCACGGTGAACGGCGGAGCGCCGCGGCCCTCGTCGTCGATGCGCGCGCCGAGCCGTCGCAGCGCGGTCAGCAACGGGCCGATCGGGCGCCGGCGGATCGCCTCGTCACCGTCGAACCGCACCGCGGCGCTGCCCAGCGCAGCCAGCGCCGGGGTGAACCGCGCGACGGTGCCGGCGTTGCCCATTGTGACGGTGGCCTCGTCGACGCGGCCTCCGGCCGGGCCGAGCGGGTGCACGAGGAAGCCGTCCGCGGTCTGCTCGGACCGCGCACCCAGGGTGGCCAGTGCGCCGAGCATGAGCCGGGTGTCACGCGAGTCGAGAGGCACGCGCACACGGGTCGGCGCGCTCGCCAGCGCAGCGAGTACGTACGCGCGGTTGGTGATCGACTTCGATCCCGGGACGCGCACCGCGGCGTCGAGAGGGGTGTTCGCGACCGGGGCCGCCCAGTGGTCTTCGTGCGCATCCGTCACGCGGAGCACCCTAGCGCGACGCGCTGCCGGTCGGGCTGCCGAGCGGTTCCGCGCGGGTGCGATATGCTGGCGGCCCGTGGGACTTCAGTCGCGGGCTACCAAGTTTGTCTTTGTCACCGGAGGCGTCGCCTCCTCTCTGGGTAAGGGGCTGACGGCGTCCAGCCTCGGTCAGTTGCTCACCTCGCGCGGGCTTCGCGTCACGATGCAGAAGCTCGATCCGTACCTCAACGTCGACCCCGGGACGATGAACCCGTTCCAGCACGGTGAGGTCTTCGTCACCGACGACGGCGCGGAGACCGATCTCGACATCGGGCACTACGAGCGCTTCCTCGACCGCGATCTGGACGGCAAGGCCAACGTGACCACCGGCCAGGTGTACTCGGAGGTCATCGCCAAGGAACGGCGCGGCGAGTACCTCGGCGACACGGTGCAGGTCATTCCGCACATCACTGACGAGATCAAGAAGCGGATCACCGCGGCGGCCGAGCCGGACGAGCACGGCAGCACGCCGGACGTGGTGATCACCGAGGTCGGCGGCACGGTCGGCGACATCGAGTCGCTGCCGTTCCTCGAGTCGATCCGGCAGGTGCGCCACGACGTGGGCCGCGACCACTGCTTCTTCCTGCACGTGTCGCTGGTGCCCTACCTCGCCCCCTCGGGTGAGCTCAAGACCAAGCCGACCCAGCATTCGGTGGCCGCGCTGCGCAACATCGGCATCCAGCCCGACGCGCTGGTCTGCCGGGCCGACCGCGAGATCCCGGAGGACCTCAAGCGCAAGATCGGCCTGATGTGCGACGTGGACTCCGAGGCGGTCATCGCCTGCCCGGACGCGCGGTCGATCTACGACATCCCGAAGGTGCTGCACGGCGAGGCGCTGGACGCCTACGTGGTGCGGCGGCTCGGGCTGCCCTTCCGCGACGTCGACTGGACGGTGTGGGGCGACCTGCTCGACCGCGTGCACAACCCGGCCGAGGTCGTGCGGGTCGCCGTGGTGGGCAAGTACATCGATCTGCCCGACGCCTACCTGTCGGTCACCGAGGCGCTGCGTGCCGGCGGGTTCGCGCACCGGGCCAAGGTGGAGATCAAGTGGGTGGCTTCCGACGACGCGCAGACCGCGTCCGGCGCGGCCTCCGTGCTGTCCGATGTGGACGGTGTGCTGATCCCCGGCGGGTTCGGTATCCGCGGCATCGAGGGCAAGGTCGGCGCGATCGAGTACGCGCGCACCCGCGGGGTGCCGGTGCTCGGCCTGTGCCTCGGCCTGCAGTGCATGGTGATCGAATCGGCCCGGCACCTGGCCGGGATCGAGGACGCCAACTCCGCGGAGTTCGAGGAGAGCACCCGGCATCCGGTGATCTCCACCATGGCCGACCAGCGCGACGTGGTGGCCGGCGAGCGCGACATGGGCGGCACGATGCGCCTGGGTGCCTATCCGGCGAAGCTCAAGGCCGGTTCGCAGGTGGCCAGGGCCTACGGCAGCACCGAGGTGTCCGAACGGCACCGGCACCGCTACGAGGTGAACAACGCCTACCGCGAGCAGCTGTCCGAGGCGGGGCTGGTGTTCTCCGGCACCTCGCCGGACGAGCGGCTGGTCGAGTTCGTGGAGTTGCCCGCGGACGTGCACCCGTTCTTCGTGGGCACGCAGGCGCATCCCGAGCTGAAGAGCCGCCCGACCCGGCCGCACCCGCTGTTCGGCGCGTTCGTGAAAGCCGTGGTGGACCGCAAGGTCGCCGAGCGGCTGCCGGTCACGCTGACCGAACCGCCCGTGGCCGCCCGGTGAGCGCCCCCGGCGAGCACGAGTTCACCGTCGCCGGCAGCGAGGTCGTCCACATCGGACGGGTCGTCGGGCTGCGCATCGACGACGTGGTGATGCCCGGCGGGAAGACCGCGAAGCGCGAAGTCGTGGAGCACCTCGGGGCGGTCGCGATCCTCGCGCTCGACGAGCACGACGAGGTCACCCTGATCCATCAGTACCGGCACCCGCTCGGGCACCGGTTGTGGGAACTGCCCGCGGGGCTGATCGACAAGCCGGGGGAGGACCCGGTGGACTCGGCGCGACGCGAACTGGTCGAGGAGGCCGGCCTCACCGCCGGTGACTGGGTGACGCTGGTCGACGTGGCCGCCTCGCCCGGTTTCACCGACGAGGTGGTGCGGGTCTTCCTCGCCCGTGACTTGTCCGAAGTGGACCGTGAACTGCTCGGCGAGGAGGAAGCCGACCTCGTGGC carries:
- a CDS encoding alpha/beta fold hydrolase codes for the protein MAHTQGVPEWLSTSDGRWLHAMVRPGPADAPKVVFEAGAAASRSSWGLVQPLVAEFARTVVYDRSGLGRSAPDPAGRTLDRMAADLVEVLAHFGPGPYVLAGHSAGGPIVRLAAARTGADIAGLALVEPTDEAAEVLFSPRFRRNERIFARLGVGLASVGLLKPLYRPMLRAVPDDVRRDLVREAFTPQVMRTMGEQARTFLDELAAWRTTPPDPRGIPVTILSGGRAGDGMNAAVRAQANAAHAHRVANSPHGRQVYAHRSGHLVPITEPELVAEEVRRLALSRPDRPRSR
- a CDS encoding NUDIX domain-containing protein — encoded protein: MSAPGEHEFTVAGSEVVHIGRVVGLRIDDVVMPGGKTAKREVVEHLGAVAILALDEHDEVTLIHQYRHPLGHRLWELPAGLIDKPGEDPVDSARRELVEEAGLTAGDWVTLVDVAASPGFTDEVVRVFLARDLSEVDRELLGEEEADLVARKFPLAEAVRMALAGELVNGATVSGVLAAHAVLSGAAPARPADAPWRDRSSRFAQRLAEG
- the aroA gene encoding 3-phosphoshikimate 1-carboxyvinyltransferase, whose translation is MTDAHEDHWAAPVANTPLDAAVRVPGSKSITNRAYVLAALASAPTRVRVPLDSRDTRLMLGALATLGARSEQTADGFLVHPLGPAGGRVDEATVTMGNAGTVARFTPALAALGSAAVRFDGDEAIRRRPIGPLLTALRRLGARIDDEGRGAPPFTVHGEGGLRGGKVDLDSSASSQFLSALLLAGPAFDQGITVRLVGDAPPSEPHIAMTLDMLRRFGATVEREGSEFHVAPSKLSCPEYVVEPDLSTAAPFAAAAVVAGGTVRVQGWPKYTTQPGDWLRSLLPALGAKVTLDDSGLTVTGGSVIPGVELDLHEVGELTPVIAAMLCFAEGPSAISGVAHLRGHETDRLTALATELSGLGAGVTETGDGLRITPAPLHGGVFRTYDDHRLVMAAAVLGLRVPGVRVENPGTVGKTFPEFTGTWDGLAG
- a CDS encoding CTP synthase gives rise to the protein MGLQSRATKFVFVTGGVASSLGKGLTASSLGQLLTSRGLRVTMQKLDPYLNVDPGTMNPFQHGEVFVTDDGAETDLDIGHYERFLDRDLDGKANVTTGQVYSEVIAKERRGEYLGDTVQVIPHITDEIKKRITAAAEPDEHGSTPDVVITEVGGTVGDIESLPFLESIRQVRHDVGRDHCFFLHVSLVPYLAPSGELKTKPTQHSVAALRNIGIQPDALVCRADREIPEDLKRKIGLMCDVDSEAVIACPDARSIYDIPKVLHGEALDAYVVRRLGLPFRDVDWTVWGDLLDRVHNPAEVVRVAVVGKYIDLPDAYLSVTEALRAGGFAHRAKVEIKWVASDDAQTASGAASVLSDVDGVLIPGGFGIRGIEGKVGAIEYARTRGVPVLGLCLGLQCMVIESARHLAGIEDANSAEFEESTRHPVISTMADQRDVVAGERDMGGTMRLGAYPAKLKAGSQVARAYGSTEVSERHRHRYEVNNAYREQLSEAGLVFSGTSPDERLVEFVELPADVHPFFVGTQAHPELKSRPTRPHPLFGAFVKAVVDRKVAERLPVTLTEPPVAAR